From Nymphaea colorata isolate Beijing-Zhang1983 chromosome 6, ASM883128v2, whole genome shotgun sequence, a single genomic window includes:
- the LOC126410142 gene encoding rust resistance kinase Lr10-like, which produces MRRASIYNFQLCWAVQSVVAVARYSHNDEIEGQMSRFGLEAGLRPDNAWFLLILMLSFPYSFIGSVISDGSPTHRNCGLAAAIDSFLLACLLFVIGSLWVSRSRRPPTENGCFQLHAPAIEKVLLEYKTLTATRYTYNEITKMTKKIKYKLGQGGYGTVFQGWLSNGTPVAVKQMEKSYNDGEEFWNEFATIGMIHHVNVVRLLGFCIEGSRRALVYEFKANGSLEKITNSIIAGRCMFRPKRLYDIGLGIAKGIEYLHQGCHLRIIHFDIKPHNILLGQDFIPKISDFGLARSYCKGQSIVTITEGKGTISYIAPELFYGNSKHVSHKSDVYSFGMLLIAVLGMKEKASPLMVILVKHIFFSGFMTHF; this is translated from the exons ATGCGGAGGGCATCGATCTATAACTTTCAGCTATGTTGGGCAGTTCAATCTGTCGTAGCAGTAGCTCGTTACAGTCATAATGACGAAATAGAAGGCCAAATGAGCAGGTTCGGGCTTGAAGCCGGCCTGAGGCCCGACAACGCCTGGTTTCTGCTCATCCTTATGTTGTCTTTCCCGTATAGCTTTATCGGTTCTGTCATCTCAGATGGCTCCCCAACACATCGAAACTGTG GCCTAGCAGCAGCTATCGACAGTTTTCTGTTAGCATGTTTACTGTTCGTCATTGGATCCCTTTGGGTTTCTCGTTCAAGAAGACCTCCTACAGAAAACGGATGCTTCCAACTCCATGCACCAGCAATTGAGAAGGTATTGCTTGAATACAAAACTCTCACAGCCACTAGATACACATACAATGAGATAACtaaaatgacaaagaaaatcaagtatAAACTCGGGCAGGGTGGCTATGGGACTGTCTTTCAAGGATGGTTATCCAATGGCACACCGGTGGCCGTAAAGCAAATGGAAAAATCATATAATGATGGGGAAGAATTTTGGAATGAATTTGCTACCATTGGTATGATTCACCATGTCAATGTCGTTCGACTTCTTGGCTTCTGCATTGAAGGGTCGAGAAGGGCACTTGTGTATGAATTCAAGGCGAATGGTTCACTTGAGAAGATTACTAACTCCATAATTGCAGGTCGTTGCATGTTTAGGCCAAAAAGGTTATATGACATAGGACTAGGCATTGCCAAGGGAATTGAATATCTACACCAAGGTTGTCATCTAAGAATCATCCACTTTGACATCAAGCCACATAACATTCTTCTAGGCCAAGACTTTATACCAAAGATCTCTGATTTTGGCCTAGCAAGATCATATTGCAAGGGGCAGAGCATTGTAACTATTACAGAAGGCAAAGGCACAATCAGTTACATTGCACCTGAGCTATTCTATGGCAATTCCAAGCATGTCTCACATAAATCCGATGTTTATAGCTTTGGAATGCTACTGATAGCTGTGCTTGGGATGAAGGAAAAAGCCAGCCCACTGATGGTTATTCTAGTGAAGCATATTTTCTTCAGTGGATTCATGACACACTTTTAG
- the LOC116255559 gene encoding heat stress transcription factor C-1-like codes for MGMVWMEEQEVMAAPFVRKTYDMVSDPATDGLVSWGGGNNSFVVLNLFHFSQQLLPKFFKHNNFSSFVRQLNTYGFRKVDPDRWEFANEHFLRGQKHLLKNIVRRRNNPNAGVGGCGDVGGRRGGPVEMELTSEVDRLMHERHAMAMDLAKLKEGQKAMDEEVRVMNRRLQVTERRPQQMMAFLSKVVGNPAILFRISKGFKQQREDRIADKRRKMIAVKGEETPAPPPAAAASRLFGGSQIEVVAGSGAGDEIELSVESPSSSKSGGMCSTVGNDEVRMQMMAEQVALEDYQEPVMQGEGDEDQEKEEEEDEEGPLLIEDIQLPEYVYECRQLLTDYGLEGPARHLPGAFLGTRF; via the exons ATGGGGATGGTGTGGATGGAAGAGCAAGAGGTGATGGCGGCTCCGTTCGTGAGGAAGACGTACGATATGGTGAGCGACCCGGCGACGGACGGACTGGTCTCCTGGGGAGGCGGCAACAACAGCTTCGTGGTGCTCAACCTCTTCCACTTCTCCCAGCAGCTCCTCCCCAAGTTCTTCAAGCACAACAACTTCTCCAGCTTCGTCCGTCAGCTCAACacctat GGGTTCAGGAAGGTCGATCCTGATAGATGGGAGTTCGCAAACGAGCATTTCTTGCGCGGACAGAAACACTTGCTGAAGAACATCGTGAGGAGGAGGAACAACCCGAATGCCGGTGTCGGCGGTTGTGGTGATGTTGGTGGCCGCAGGGGCGGCCCGGTGGAGATGGAGCTCACCAGCGAGGTGGATAGGCTGATGCACGAACGCCACGCCATGGCCATGGACCTGGCGAAGCTGAAGGAGGGCCAGAAGGCCATGGACGAGGAGGTGCGCGTGATGAACAGGCGCCTGCAGGTGACGGAGAGGCGGCCCCAGCAGATGATGGCCTTCCTTTCCAAAGTGGTGGGGAACCCCGCCATCCTCTTCCGCATCAGCAAAGGGTTCAAGCAACAGAGGGAAGACCGGATCGCAGACAAGAGGCGGAAGATGATCGCAGTAAAGGGGGAAGAGACGCCGGCGCCTCCGCCGGCAGCTGCTGCTTCTCGCCTATTTGGTGGCTCACAGATTGAGGTGGTGGCCGGGAGTGGTGCCGGTGACGAGATTGAGTTGAGTGTTGAGTCGCCATCTTCGTCAAAATCTGGTGGGATGTGCTCCACTGTGGGAAATGATGAAGTCAGGATGCAGATGATGGCTGAGCAAGTGGCACTGGAAGATTATCAGGAACCCGTGATGCAGGGAGAAGGAGACGAGGAtcaggagaaggaagaggaagaagacgaggAAGGGCCTCTCTTGATTGAGGACATACAGCTACCTGAGTATGTATATGAGTGCAGGCAACTCCTTACAGACTACGGATTAGAGGGACCAGCTCGGCACCTCCCTGGTGCTTTCTTGGGGACTCGCTTCTAA